The following proteins are co-located in the Phoenix dactylifera cultivar Barhee BC4 unplaced genomic scaffold, palm_55x_up_171113_PBpolish2nd_filt_p 001566F, whole genome shotgun sequence genome:
- the LOC120108809 gene encoding lon protease homolog, mitochondrial-like, which translates to MACIIWYLHLQINILSKFSDLPIVGSSLCIGVILTEFNNFDIFLQDSKLLEALVENRKRSVAYVGAFLLKDDPETDPSIVSGSDSAKSINDLKGKDLFKRLHEVGTLAQITSIQGDQVVLVGHRRLRITEMVDEDPLTVKVDHLKEKPYNKDDDVIKATSFEVIATLRDILKTNSLWKDHVQTYTQHIGDFNYPRLADFGAAISGANKLLCQQVLEELDVYERLKLTLELVKKEMEISKIQESIAKAIEEKISGDQRRYLLNEQLKAIKKELGLETDDKSALTAKFGERLEPKNKQCPPHVLQVIEEELNKLQLLEASSSEFNVTRNYLDWLTALPWGNYSDENFDIQHAQKILDEDHYGLSDVKERILEFIAVGKLRGTSQGKIICLSGPPGVGKTSVGHSMARALNRRFYRFSVGGLADVAEIKGHRRTYVGAMPGKMVQCLKNVGTANPLVLIDEIDKLGKGHAGDPASALLELLDPEQNANFLDHFLDVPIDLSKVLFVCTANVVEMIPNPLLDRMEVIALAGYITDEKMHIARDYLEKTTREACGIKSEQVEVTDAALLALIENYCREAGVRNLQKQIEKIYRKIALQLVRQGVTNEQSLKVSLQQGAKQLREKSTEEPTQIADDGPGGKKLEDGNSHERATTTTLTESEQAIEVSLHEQPNGTATEESEATSHEHLVEQLEADKVQPTLLSSDGIATTDQPVDSKVNIKTSDVKDVKVDNVIEKVIVDVSNLADFVGKPVFHAERIYDQTPVGVVMGLAWTAMGGSTLYVETALVEQGEGKGALLLTGQLGDVMKESAQIAHTVARAKLLQKEPDNPFFADSKLHLHVPAGATPKDGPSAGCTMITSMLSLAMKKHVKKELAMTGEVTLTGRILPIGGVKEKIIAARRSEVKTIIFPSANRRDFDELAANVKEGLEVHFVDDYNQIFELAFGSNSKPQI; encoded by the exons ATGGCGTGCATCATATGGTACTTGCATTTGCAG ATAAATATCCTTTCGAAGTTTTCTGATTTGCCAATTGTTGGATCCAGTTTGTGCATCGGAGTTATACTCACTGAATTCAACAATTTTGATA TTTTCCTGCAGGATTCCAAATTGTTAGAAGCTTTAGTGGAAAATCGTAAAAGGTCAGTGGCATATGTAGGTGCCTTTCTTCTTAAGGATGACCCAGAGACTGATCCTAGTATTGTATCTGGGTCAGATTCAGCGAAAAGCATTAATGACCTTAAAGGAAAAGATTTATTCAAGCGTCTTCATGAAGTTGGTACTTTGGCTCAG ATAACCAGCATCCAAGGGGATCAAGTAGTGCTCGTTGGTCACCGGCGTCTGCGGATAACTGAGATG GTTGACGAGGATCCTTTAACTGTAAAAGTTGATCATCTGAAG GAAAAGCCTTACAATAAGGATGACGATGTTATAAAAGCAACCTCATTTGAAGTCATAGCAACATTAAGAGACATTCTGAAGACAAATTCCCTTTGGAAAGATCATGTTCAAACATATACACAG CATATTGGCGATTTCAATTATCCAAGACTAGCAGATTTTGGGGCTGCTATCTCCGGGGCCAACAAGTTGCTTTGCCAACAAGTGCTTGAAGAACTCGAT GTCTATGAGCGGTTAAAACTAACTCTAGAATTAGTAAAGAAAGAGATGGAGATCAGTAAGATACAG GAGTCAATAGCAAAAGCAATTGAGGAGAAAATAAGTGGAGACCAGCGACGTTATTTGTTGAACGAGCAACTTAAAGCAATTAAaaag GAGCTGGGTTTGGAGACAGATGACAAATCAGCATTGACTG CAAAGTTCGGGGAAAGACTTGAACCAAAAAACAAGCAGTGTCCTCCTCATGTCTTGCAAGTAATAGAAGAAGAGCTTAACAAGCTTCAGCTGCTGGAAGCTAGTTCTAGCGAGTTCAATGTGACTCGTAATTATCTTGATTGGCTTACTGCATTACCTTGGGGAAACTACAG TGATGAAAACTTCGACATCCAACATGCACAAAAAATTTTAGATGAAGATCATTATGGTTTATCTGATGTTAAAGAGAGAATATTAGAATTTATAGCTGTTGGAAAATTAAGGGGGACCTCGCAAG GCAAAATTATATGTCTCTCTGGGCCTCCTGGAGTTGGTAAAACCAGCGTTGGTCATTCAATGGCACGAGCATTGAATAGAAGGTTTTATAGATTTTCTGTAGGAGGCTTGGCTGATGTAGCTGAAATTAAG GGTCATAGGCGCACCTATGTTGGTGCAATGCCAGGAAAGATGGTGCAATGCCTGAAAAATGTGGGAACAGCTAATCCTCTAGTTCTCATAGATGAGATTGACAAG TTGGGGAAGGGACATGCTGGTGATCCAGCAAGTGCTTTGTTAGAGCTTCTAGACCCCGAGCAAAACGCGAACTTTCTTGACCATTTTCTTGATGTTCCTATTGACTTATCCAAG GTTCTGTTTGTTTGCACAGCAAACGTAGTTGAGATGATACCAAACCCTCTTTTGGACAGAATGGAGGTCATTGCTCTTGCTGGTTATATCACTGATGAAAAGATGCATATTGCAAGGGACTATTTGGAAAAGACTACTCGTGAAGCTTGTGGTATCAAATCTGAACAA GTTGAAGTGACTGATGCAGCTCTTCTTGCTCTGATAGAAAATTATTGCCGAGAGGCAGGTGTTCGGAATCTTCAAAAGCAAATTGAGAAGATATACCGCAAG ATAGCTCTGCAACTTGTCCGTCAAGGGGTGACAAATGAGCAATCTCTAAAAGTCAGCCTTCAGCAAGGAGCCAAACAGCTTAGAGAGAAATCTACTGAAGAGCCTACTCAAATTGCAGATGATGGTCCAGGGGGGAAGAAACTGGAGGATGGGAACTCACACGAAAGGGCTACAACAACTACCTTAACAGAATCTGAACAAGCAATTGAAGTCTCGTTACATGAACAGCCTAATGGAACTGCCACAGAAGAATCAGAAGCAACTTCTCATGAGCATCTTGTTGAACAGTTGGAGGCTGACAAAGTGCAGCCAACTCTCTTATCATCAGACGGTAttgcaacaacagaccaacccGTTGATTCAAAG GTCAATATAAAAACAAGTGATGTAAAGGATGTGAAAGTTGATAATGTGATTGAAAAGGTCATAGTTGATGTCTCAAACCTGGCTGATTTTGTGGGCAAACCAGTATTCCATGCCGAACGTATATATGATCAGACTCCAGTAGGAGTTGTCATGGGTCTTGCTTGGACTGCAATGGGTGGTTCAACATTGTATGTTGAGACCGCCCTAGTGGAGCAAGGAGAAGGGAAAGGTGCACTTCTATTGACGGGTCAGCTCGGAGACGTCATGAAGGAGAGTGCGCAAATAGCTCATACCGTAGCCAGAGCAAAATTGCTTCAGAAAGAACCAGACAATCCATTTTTTGCAGACTCCAAGCTCCATTTGCATGTGCCGGCTGGTGCTACCCCCAAGGATGGACCAAGTGCAGGGTGCACCATGATAACCTCAATGTTGTCTCTTGCCATGAAAAAGCATGTTAAAAAAGAACTTGCAATGACTGGTGAAGTAACATTGACAGGACGGATTCTCCCAATTGGTGGG GTAAAGGAGAAGATAATTGCTGCAAGAAGAAGTGAGGTGAAGACTATCATATTCCCATCAGCTAACAGAAGGGATTTTGATGAGCTTGCTGCCAATGTGAAGGAAGGCCTTGAAGTTCACTTCGTAGATGATTATAACCAAATAtttgagctggcttttggaaGCAACTCTAAGCCACAAATCTAA